In one Sphingomonas sanguinis genomic region, the following are encoded:
- the cysN gene encoding sulfate adenylyltransferase subunit CysN, producing MTAYQPDALIAADIDAYLATHAAKSMLRFITCGSVDDGKSTLIGRLLYDSKTIFEDQLSQLEADSRRVGTQGANIDFALLVDGLAAEREQGITIDVAYRFFATEKRKFIVADTPGHEQYTRNMVTGASTADLAVILIDARKGVLTQTRRHSYLAHLVGIKEIVLAVNKMDLVGHDHSVFDAIVADYAAFAKTIGIERFTAIPLSGLTGANVTTPSPDMPWYEGPALLPHLETVAIDGDRAAAASFRMPVQWVNRPDLDFRGFAGLIASGRVSVGDRVRIAPSGKTTSIARIVTYDDDREQAIAGEAVTLVLAEEVDCSRGDVIAAAENPPEIADQFVAKIVWMADAPLVPGRSYSLKLGTQLVGATVRPPRHVVDVNSQEERPADTLALNDIGLAEVYADRPIVFEPYEKGSALGGFILIDRATNATVAAGMIDHVLRRAQNVHWQSTIITREAHALQKGQAPKVLWFTGLSGSGKSTIANMVEQKLHAMGRHSFLLDGDNIRHGLNRDLDFSDAGRIENIRRVGEVAKLMADAGLIVLTAFISPFRAERDMVRALLPKGEFVEVFIDTPLAVAEDRDVKGLYAKARAGEIAEFTGISSPYEAPERPEIRIDTTKETAEQAASRIVEHVLGVWSYDL from the coding sequence ATGACCGCCTATCAACCCGATGCGCTGATCGCCGCCGATATCGACGCCTATCTCGCAACCCATGCCGCCAAGTCGATGCTGCGCTTCATCACCTGCGGCTCAGTCGATGACGGCAAGTCGACGCTGATCGGACGGCTACTCTACGACTCGAAGACCATCTTCGAAGACCAGCTAAGCCAGCTGGAGGCGGACAGCCGCCGCGTCGGCACTCAAGGGGCCAATATCGACTTCGCGCTGCTGGTCGACGGCCTCGCCGCCGAGCGCGAGCAGGGCATCACGATCGACGTGGCTTACCGCTTTTTCGCGACCGAAAAACGCAAGTTCATCGTCGCGGATACGCCCGGCCACGAGCAATATACCCGCAACATGGTGACGGGCGCCTCGACCGCCGACCTGGCGGTGATCCTGATCGACGCGCGCAAGGGCGTGCTGACCCAGACGCGGCGGCACAGCTATTTGGCGCATCTGGTCGGCATCAAGGAGATCGTGCTGGCGGTCAACAAGATGGACCTGGTCGGCCATGACCATTCGGTCTTCGACGCCATCGTCGCCGACTATGCGGCTTTCGCGAAGACCATCGGTATCGAGCGCTTCACGGCGATCCCGCTGTCGGGCCTGACCGGCGCGAACGTCACCACGCCATCGCCCGACATGCCCTGGTATGAGGGACCCGCCTTGCTCCCGCATCTGGAGACGGTGGCGATCGACGGAGACCGCGCGGCGGCCGCATCGTTCCGGATGCCGGTGCAATGGGTCAACCGGCCCGACCTCGACTTTCGCGGCTTTGCAGGTCTGATCGCCAGCGGCCGGGTGTCGGTCGGCGACAGGGTGCGTATCGCACCCTCGGGCAAGACGACCAGCATCGCGCGGATCGTCACCTATGACGACGACCGCGAACAGGCGATCGCGGGCGAGGCCGTGACCTTGGTGCTGGCGGAGGAGGTCGACTGCTCGCGCGGCGACGTGATCGCGGCGGCAGAGAACCCGCCCGAGATCGCGGACCAGTTCGTCGCCAAGATCGTCTGGATGGCCGATGCGCCGCTGGTGCCGGGGCGCAGCTATTCGCTCAAGCTCGGCACGCAACTGGTCGGCGCAACCGTACGGCCGCCGCGTCATGTCGTCGACGTCAACAGCCAGGAAGAACGCCCAGCCGACACGCTGGCGCTCAACGACATCGGGCTGGCAGAGGTCTATGCCGACCGACCGATCGTGTTCGAGCCCTATGAAAAGGGAAGCGCGCTCGGCGGCTTCATCCTGATCGACCGCGCGACCAATGCGACGGTCGCGGCGGGCATGATCGACCATGTGCTGCGTCGCGCCCAGAACGTCCATTGGCAGTCTACGATCATCACGCGCGAGGCCCATGCCCTGCAAAAGGGGCAGGCCCCCAAGGTGCTGTGGTTCACCGGCCTTTCGGGCTCGGGCAAGTCGACCATCGCCAATATGGTCGAGCAGAAACTGCATGCCATGGGCCGCCACAGCTTCCTGCTCGATGGCGACAATATCCGCCATGGCCTAAACCGCGATCTCGACTTTTCGGATGCGGGGCGGATCGAGAATATCCGCCGCGTGGGCGAGGTGGCCAAGCTGATGGCCGATGCCGGCCTGATCGTGCTCACCGCGTTCATCTCGCCCTTCAGGGCCGAGCGGGACATGGTGCGCGCGCTGCTACCCAAGGGCGAGTTTGTCGAGGTTTTCATCGACACGCCGCTGGCCGTAGCAGAGGATCGCGATGTGAAGGGCCTGTACGCCAAGGCGAGGGCCGGCGAAATCGCCGAGTTCACCGGCATTTCCAGCCCCTATGAGGCGCCGGAACGGCCCGAGATCCGCATCGACACGACGAAGGAGACGGCGGAACAAGCCGCTTCCCGGATTGTCGAGCATGTGCTGGGTGTGTGGAGTTACGACCTGTGA
- a CDS encoding 3'(2'),5'-bisphosphate nucleotidase CysQ yields the protein MTDAELARSVAVEAGALLKTLRASSGLEGKALGALGDRDANTLILHRLRAARPNDFILSEESADDRARCAASRVWIVDPLDGTREYASGSSEWAVHIGLAIDGRPALGAVSVPDRDQVFATDDLPPKHPPCPAGLRVVVSRSRAPDIARCVGDRLGAIMIPMGSAGAKAMAVVEGRADVYLHDGGQYEWDNCAPAAVALAAGLHASRIDGSPLVYNCQNPLLPDLLICRQEVAATVLEAIARG from the coding sequence GTGACCGACGCCGAACTCGCGCGCTCGGTCGCTGTGGAAGCGGGCGCATTGCTCAAGACGCTTCGCGCATCGAGCGGGCTGGAGGGCAAGGCGCTGGGCGCGCTGGGCGATCGGGACGCCAACACGCTGATCCTCCACCGTCTTCGCGCCGCCCGACCCAATGATTTCATCCTGTCCGAGGAGTCGGCCGACGACCGGGCGCGCTGTGCCGCCAGCCGCGTGTGGATCGTCGATCCGCTCGACGGCACGCGCGAATATGCCAGCGGGTCGAGCGAATGGGCGGTGCATATTGGCCTTGCGATAGACGGTCGCCCGGCGCTGGGCGCGGTATCGGTGCCCGATCGCGATCAGGTCTTCGCGACCGATGACCTGCCCCCCAAACATCCCCCCTGCCCGGCGGGCCTGCGCGTCGTCGTCAGCCGCAGCCGTGCGCCCGACATCGCCCGCTGCGTCGGCGACCGGCTGGGCGCGATCATGATCCCGATGGGCTCGGCGGGGGCCAAGGCGATGGCCGTGGTCGAGGGCCGCGCCGATGTGTATCTGCATGATGGCGGGCAATATGAGTGGGACAATTGCGCCCCCGCCGCCGTTGCGTTGGCGGCCGGGCTTCACGCCTCGCGCATCGATGGCAGCCCGCTGGTCTATAACTGCCAGAACCCGCTGCTCCCCGACCTCTTAATCTGTCGGCAGGAAGTGGCGGCCACCGTGCTGGAAGCGATCGCGCGGGGATGA
- a CDS encoding ZIP family metal transporter has translation MTLVPLAFGFAAMLATLAGGLLALRLRHRIGLVLGVTAGIVVGVALFDLVPEALEMAGDRWTIRAMMAFSAMGLGGYMLLDRLLARIPRAAAASWRGDLGPAMLCLHSLMDGLGIGIAFQIDTAAGWMIALAVLTHDVADGVNTVSLSLAARSEAAARRWLVLNGIAPMLGVLIGLGLSIPSGMLAPLMALFAGIFLYIGACELVPRSQSLDPRLRTSLATLAGIALMLGVTHIAH, from the coding sequence ATGACCCTGGTTCCCCTCGCCTTCGGCTTTGCCGCGATGCTCGCCACATTGGCAGGCGGGCTGCTCGCGTTGCGCCTGCGTCATCGCATCGGGCTGGTGCTGGGGGTCACGGCCGGGATCGTGGTGGGCGTGGCGCTGTTCGATCTGGTGCCGGAAGCGCTCGAGATGGCGGGTGATCGCTGGACGATCCGCGCGATGATGGCGTTCAGCGCGATGGGGCTTGGCGGCTATATGCTGCTCGATCGCCTGCTCGCCCGGATACCCCGCGCGGCAGCCGCGTCGTGGCGCGGCGATCTGGGACCTGCCATGCTCTGTCTGCACAGCTTGATGGACGGGCTGGGCATCGGGATCGCGTTTCAGATCGATACGGCGGCGGGGTGGATGATCGCGCTCGCCGTCCTGACCCATGACGTGGCGGACGGCGTCAATACCGTCAGCCTGAGCCTCGCCGCTCGGTCAGAAGCAGCGGCGCGGCGCTGGCTGGTGCTGAACGGCATCGCGCCGATGCTGGGCGTGCTGATCGGGCTGGGCCTGTCGATCCCGTCGGGGATGCTGGCGCCGCTGATGGCGCTGTTCGCCGGGATATTCCTGTATATCGGCGCCTGCGAGCTGGTCCCGCGCAGCCAATCGCTCGATCCGCGACTGCGGACCAGTCTGGCGACGCTGGCGGGCATTGCGCTGATGCTGGGCGTGACGCACATCGCGCACTGA
- a CDS encoding YciE/YciF ferroxidase family protein, producing the protein MGLFSKDIATLNDLFVHQLQDIYYAEHQITKALPKMIDKATDPQLKAGFEQHLRETEGQIRRLEQVFEMHGETPKAVTCPAIDGIIKEANEVAGEVADKRVLDAALIAAAQAVEHYEIARYGTLVAWARQLGRSDCAAILDETLAEEKATDEKLTGMAEGGANAAAEAAQPA; encoded by the coding sequence ATGGGACTGTTTTCCAAGGATATCGCGACGCTGAACGACCTGTTCGTCCATCAACTTCAGGACATCTACTACGCCGAGCATCAGATCACCAAGGCGTTGCCCAAGATGATCGACAAGGCCACCGACCCACAGCTCAAGGCCGGGTTCGAGCAGCACTTGCGCGAAACCGAAGGACAGATCCGGCGGCTGGAACAGGTGTTCGAGATGCACGGGGAAACGCCCAAGGCGGTCACCTGCCCGGCTATCGACGGCATTATCAAGGAGGCTAATGAGGTCGCCGGCGAAGTCGCGGACAAGCGGGTGCTCGACGCCGCGCTGATCGCGGCGGCGCAGGCAGTCGAGCATTATGAGATCGCGCGCTACGGCACGCTCGTCGCCTGGGCGCGGCAGCTGGGGCGCAGCGACTGCGCGGCGATCCTGGACGAGACGTTGGCCGAGGAAAAGGCGACCGACGAAAAGCTCACCGGCATGGCCGAGGGCGGGGCGAATGCGGCGGCGGAGGCCGCCCAGCCCGCTTGA
- a CDS encoding SDR family NAD(P)-dependent oxidoreductase: protein MANKFAIVTGASTGIGYHLAACAAREGYDLLIVADEPAIHTAASKLSAEGAQVQPVEADLSTLEGVDLLLAAADGRTIDVLCANAGNSKGGAFLDQSVRDWRRSVDTNVTGTVYLLQRVLSAMVRRGEGKVLVTGSIVGFIPGPFNAIYNATKAFIDNFTEALRNELKDEKGVTLTTLMPGPTETEFFARADMLDTNVGQSKKDDPAEVAQKGWDAMKAGEGHITTGLKNKLQVAGSGVVPQSVLAEAHRKIAEPGSADR, encoded by the coding sequence ATGGCCAATAAATTCGCAATCGTGACGGGTGCCTCGACCGGCATCGGCTATCACCTGGCGGCCTGTGCGGCGCGCGAGGGATATGATCTGCTGATCGTCGCCGACGAACCGGCCATCCACACCGCCGCCAGCAAATTGTCGGCCGAGGGTGCGCAGGTCCAGCCGGTCGAGGCCGATCTGTCGACGCTGGAGGGCGTGGACCTGCTGCTTGCCGCCGCCGATGGCCGGACCATCGACGTGCTGTGCGCCAATGCGGGCAACAGCAAGGGCGGGGCGTTCCTCGACCAGTCGGTCAGGGACTGGCGGCGTTCGGTCGACACCAATGTCACCGGCACCGTCTATCTGCTCCAGCGCGTGCTGTCCGCCATGGTCCGACGCGGTGAGGGCAAGGTGCTGGTGACGGGATCGATCGTCGGCTTCATCCCCGGCCCGTTCAACGCCATCTACAACGCGACCAAGGCGTTCATCGACAATTTCACCGAGGCGCTGCGCAACGAGCTGAAGGACGAGAAGGGCGTGACCCTGACCACCCTGATGCCGGGGCCGACCGAAACCGAGTTCTTCGCCCGCGCCGACATGCTCGATACCAATGTCGGCCAGAGCAAGAAGGACGATCCTGCCGAGGTCGCCCAAAAAGGCTGGGACGCGATGAAGGCGGGCGAGGGACACATCACCACCGGCCTGAAGAACAAGCTACAAGTCGCGGGCTCGGGCGTCGTGCCCCAATCGGTGCTGGCCGAGGCGCATCGCAAGATCGCCGAGCCCGGCTCGGCCGACCGCTGA
- a CDS encoding zinc-dependent alcohol dehydrogenase — MKALTWHGKHDVRIDNVDDPEIVNPRDAIIKVTATAICGSDLHLYDGYIPTMQSGDILGHEFMGEVVETGSGSTLKKGQKVVVPFTIACGSCYHCGKHQYSGCENGNPADNQDIARELYGHPMAALFGYSHMTGGYAGGQAEYVRVPFSDTGPIVIPDGVEDEKVLFLSDILPTGWMAAENAEIESGDTVAVWGCGPVGLFAVQSAFLMGAERVIAIDHFPHRLELARNFGAETINYEQTATYDALMQMTGGIGPDAVIDSVGLEAHGLFVDNAIDQIKASTFLGTDRIHAIRQAIIACRKGGRVSMPAVYGGFVDKFPLGAVMQKGLTLKTGQTHVQHYLPGLLDAIMEGKIDTTFLISHRLPLEQAPEGYRMFHDKQNEVTKIVLKPGQ, encoded by the coding sequence TGACCTGGCATGGCAAGCATGACGTCCGCATCGACAATGTCGACGACCCGGAAATCGTCAATCCCCGCGACGCGATCATCAAGGTGACGGCGACCGCCATCTGCGGCTCCGACCTTCACCTCTATGACGGCTATATCCCGACGATGCAGTCGGGCGACATCCTGGGCCATGAGTTCATGGGCGAGGTGGTCGAGACGGGATCCGGCTCGACCTTGAAGAAGGGCCAGAAGGTCGTGGTGCCGTTCACCATCGCCTGCGGCTCCTGCTATCATTGCGGCAAGCATCAATATTCGGGCTGCGAGAACGGCAATCCTGCCGACAATCAGGATATCGCACGTGAGCTGTACGGGCATCCGATGGCCGCATTGTTCGGCTATAGCCATATGACCGGCGGCTATGCGGGCGGTCAGGCGGAATATGTCCGTGTGCCGTTCAGCGATACCGGCCCGATCGTCATCCCGGACGGGGTAGAAGACGAGAAGGTGCTGTTCCTCTCGGACATCCTGCCCACCGGCTGGATGGCGGCGGAGAATGCCGAGATCGAGTCGGGTGACACGGTTGCGGTCTGGGGCTGCGGTCCGGTCGGGCTGTTCGCGGTTCAGTCTGCTTTCCTGATGGGCGCCGAGCGGGTGATCGCCATCGACCACTTCCCGCACCGGCTGGAGCTGGCACGCAATTTCGGGGCGGAGACGATCAACTACGAGCAGACCGCGACCTATGACGCGCTGATGCAGATGACCGGCGGGATCGGTCCCGATGCGGTGATCGACTCGGTCGGGCTGGAGGCGCACGGCCTGTTCGTCGACAACGCCATCGACCAGATCAAGGCGTCGACCTTTCTAGGCACCGATCGCATCCACGCCATCCGACAGGCGATCATCGCCTGTCGCAAGGGCGGGCGGGTGTCGATGCCCGCCGTCTATGGCGGCTTCGTCGACAAGTTCCCGCTGGGCGCTGTGATGCAGAAGGGGCTGACGCTCAAGACCGGGCAGACCCATGTCCAGCATTACCTGCCCGGCCTGCTCGACGCGATCATGGAGGGCAAGATCGATACGACCTTCCTGATCTCGCACCGCCTGCCGCTGGAGCAGGCGCCCGAGGGATATCGCATGTTCCACGACAAGCAGAACGAAGTGACCAAGATCGTGCTGAAGCCCGGTCAATAA